In the Streptomyces spororaveus genome, GCGGTGTCGACGGCCATGAAGCAGCCGAAGGCGAGCCCGTTGAGCGCGCTGAAGACGAGCATGCCGGTCCAGGTCGGGCTGACCACGGGGACCACCATGACGAGCCCGGCGAGGGCCGCCGATACGCCGACGAACACCTTGCGGCGGTTCCAGCGGTCGGACAGCAGACCGCCCACCACGGTGGAGACGGCCATCGCGACCATCGACACCGGGGTGAGGACGGCCATCGCGGCGGGCGGGGTCAGCCCTTCGGGGAGCGTGATGTGGTCGCCGAGGATGTACAGCTGGTAGCCGACGACGGAGAAGTAGCCGAGGACCATCAGGGCCCGGCCGATGAAGGCCCACCGGAAGTCGTGGTTGGCCAGGGCCGAGAGGAAGGCGGCCAGTTGGGCGCCCTTGGGCCGGGCGGGCGCCTCGGCGGCGGGCCCGGTGCGCGGCACGTCGCGGCAGAAGACGCTGAGCAGCAGGGCGGAACCGGCGACGACCGCGCCGAGCACGAGGTAGCCGGTGCGCAGCTGGTCCGCGGTCCGGGAGGCGATGAGCACGCCGACCGTACCGCCGATGGGCAGGCCGAGCCCGACCAGCGCGGATGCGGTGCCCCGGCGGGCCGCGGGGATCCGGTCGGGCACGATCGCGGTGACCGCCGCCTGGAAGACGTTCATCGTCGCCTGGATCAGACACCATCCGATGCCGACGAGCAGGGCGGTGCGCGCGTTGCCGAGGAGGGCGAGAAGGGCGAGCGAGGCCAGGCCGCCGCCCACGATCCAGGGGTTGCGGCGCCCGCTGCGGTCGGAGAGGGCGCCGGCGATGGGGTTGAAGGCGGTGGCGAAGACCGCGCTGACGCCGCCGATCAGGCCGAGAACGGCGACCTTGTCGTCGGGGGCGATCGCGGCGACCTGGGTGGGCAGCAGGACGGAGCCGACGCCCATGTAGAGCGCCATCATCGCCGAGTTGGCGACCAGGAGGAGGGGCAGGAGACCACGCCGGGGGGCGGGCTCCCCGGTCGGGGGGACGGATGGTTCGACGACTTCGGGCGTGGCCATGACGACTCCTCGGGGGACGGAGCGGGGAGGTGGTGGCGTGCGGGGGAGAGCGGGCGGCCCATGAGCGGGCGCCGGACGGCGTCGTCGCCGGGAACATGCGGTGGAGGACGCCGTTCGTAACGTGATGTTGTTACACGTGTCACCAAGTGCGGTGGACACTGTGTAGCACCCATTTCCGGACTTCGCCAAGGCCCGTGGCGGGTCGTTGTGCAGATCGTGACCGTCGGGCGGGTTGGGCGTGAGCACGCGTGTAACCACTTGTGCAGGCCGCCTCGTACGGCAGATGTGACGAGAAACCGTCTTGCCCTTGTGGCGGTCGTGACGCGTAGGCAATACTCCGTGCCGCACCGCGACGACCCTGCCGCCCGGGCGGCACCGGGCGGTTTTCCCGCGGTCCGCGCACCTCCGCCGCGATCGCCCGGCTTCCGGCCGCGTCCCGCCGTGTTCCGGCGCTCCCCGCCGCGTTGCGTCGGTTCCCGCGACGTTCCGCCGCGTTCCGCTCCCCTTCCGCCTCCCTTCCGCTCCCCTCGTGCTCCACGCTCCCGCGCCCGCTCCCCGAGTGCCCCCACCGCCCGGGAAGCCGGCTGTGCGGACGACCGTGAAGACGAACGTGAAGACGACAGTGAAAGGCCCGCCATGTTCGCCTCGCCCTCCGCCTTGCCGCCGCCCGGCCCGCCCCGCCCGGCGGTCCCGACCCGGCCGCCCCGGCACCACCTCCCGGCGCCCCCACCCCGTCACGCGCTCGGCCTCGGGGTCACCCTCCTGCTCCTGGCGCTGCTGGCCGGGCTACTGCTCCGGCTGGACCCGCGGCCCTTCTTCCAGGGGCTCGACGACCGCTGGGCCGCTTCGGTGAACGACCCCGCCGCCGCCGGAGCCGCGGGAGCCGAGGGCCTGGGTGTGTTCAGCACCGTCCTCGACCGGCTCGGCGGCCCTCTCGGCATGGTCCTGCCGCTCCTGCTGATCGGCTGCCTCTGCGTCTACGGGCGCTGGCGCTCGGGGCTGTTCGTCCTCGCGGTCACCGTCGTCGCCAACCTCGTCGTGCTGCTGCCGCTCAAGCAGCTCGCCGACCGCCCGCGTCCGCCGCATCCGTGGGTCCTGGTCAACGACGGCTCGTACCCGTCCGGTCAGGTGTTCAGTGCGGTGACGCTGGTGATCGCCGTGGCGGTGGTGGTGTTCCCGCCGCGTGCGCGACGCTGGTGGTGGGTGCTCGGGGCCTCGTACGTCCTCGCCATGATGGGGAACCGGACCTGGCTCCACGCTCAGTGGCTCAGCGACACCTTCGCCGGTGTGCTCGTCGGCGTCGGAACCTGCCTCGTGCTGTGGCGTGCCTTCGCACCGCTGCTGGAGGTGGAGTCGGAGCGGATGGCCTCGGACAGCCTGTGGCTGTGACGCGGCGCAGGGGCGCGGCCCCGGCGGCCGGTCGATATATTGCGACACATTGACGTTCGACAAAATCACGCCATACTCTCGGTTTCGCGGCGCGCAGCCCGCGCGCGGCAGCGAGGAAGGAACGGCTCATGCCTCATCCCCCAGGACGGGACCGCACGGTGGTGGACCTGCCCGCAGGGCGTCTGCGCGGCGCGACCGAGGGCGGGATCACGGTCTTCCGTGCCGTGCCCTACGCCGCCCCGCCGGTCGGCGACCTGCGCTGGAGGCCCGCCCGGCCGCACGCCGGCTGGACCGGCATGCGGGACGCCACCGTGGACGGACCGAGCGCGCCGCAGATGTACCTGGAGGGCGGCGACCCCGTGCTCGGCGGTCACGGGTCACCCCCGTTCGACGAGGACTGCCTGACCCTCAACGTCTGGACGCCCGCCGCCGACGGCGCCCGCCGCCCGGTACTGGTCTGGATCCACGGCGGCGGCTTCGTCTCCGGCTCCGGTTCACTGCCCGGCTACTCCGGCGAGACCTTCGCGCGCGACGGCGATCTCGTCGTCGTGAGCATCAACTACCGCATCGGGCCGCTGGGTTACCTCTACCCCGGAGACGGAGACGGAGACGGAGACGGAGACGCGGACGGGACCGGCGGCGGGGAGGGCGGCGGCGGCAACTTCTGGCTCACCGACCAGCTCGCCGCCCTGCACTGGGTGAAGGAGAACATCGCGTCCTTCGGCGGCGACCCGGACTGCGTCACGGTCGCCGGGCAGTCCGGCGGCGCGGTGTCCACCGCCGCACTCGCCGGCCATCCGCAGACCGAGGGCCTGATCCGGCGGGTGATCCTGCAGAGCCCGCCCTTCGGTCTGGACCTCCCGGACCCGGACGCGTACCTGGAGCGCACCGCCGCCTACCTGGAGCTGGCCGGCGCCAAGGATCTGGCGGAGCTCCGTACGCTGCCCTGGCCCGAGCTGATCGGAGCCGGCGGCGGACTCTTCGCGCAGACCATGCGGTGGGGGTACTGGCCGACCCCCTTCCTGCCCGTGGTCGACGGGGTCACCCTCACCGGCCACCCCGCCGAAGCCCTTCTGGGCGGGGCCGCGGCCGACATCGACGTCATGATCGGCTGGACGAGGGAAGAGGCCAACTTCGGCTTCGCCCTCGACGAGGGGTACGCCGCCGCCACCCGGGAGCAGGTGACCGACCGCATCGCGGACACCTTCGGGAGCGAAGCGGCGAAGGGCGTGTACGCGGCGTACGAGCGGGCCCGGCCCGGATCCCGCCCGGCCGACGTCCTGATGGACCTCATCACGGACGAGCTCTTCCGGGTGCCGGCACTGCGGCTGGCCGAGGGGCGCGCCGAGTCGGGCAGCCCCGTATGGGCCTACCAGTTCGACCTGCCCACCCCCGCGTACGGGGGCCGGCTCGGCGCCGCGCACTGCCTCGAACT is a window encoding:
- a CDS encoding MFS transporter translates to MATPEVVEPSVPPTGEPAPRRGLLPLLLVANSAMMALYMGVGSVLLPTQVAAIAPDDKVAVLGLIGGVSAVFATAFNPIAGALSDRSGRRNPWIVGGGLASLALLALLGNARTALLVGIGWCLIQATMNVFQAAVTAIVPDRIPAARRGTASALVGLGLPIGGTVGVLIASRTADQLRTGYLVLGAVVAGSALLLSVFCRDVPRTGPAAEAPARPKGAQLAAFLSALANHDFRWAFIGRALMVLGYFSVVGYQLYILGDHITLPEGLTPPAAMAVLTPVSMVAMAVSTVVGGLLSDRWNRRKVFVGVSAALAGLVMVVPVVSPTWTGMLVFSALNGLAFGCFMAVDTALVTLVLPRAEDAARDMGVLNIANAGPQIIAPFVASAVVTGLGGYTPLFLVGGALSLVGALAILPIRSVR
- a CDS encoding carboxylesterase/lipase family protein, which gives rise to MPHPPGRDRTVVDLPAGRLRGATEGGITVFRAVPYAAPPVGDLRWRPARPHAGWTGMRDATVDGPSAPQMYLEGGDPVLGGHGSPPFDEDCLTLNVWTPAADGARRPVLVWIHGGGFVSGSGSLPGYSGETFARDGDLVVVSINYRIGPLGYLYPGDGDGDGDGDADGTGGGEGGGGNFWLTDQLAALHWVKENIASFGGDPDCVTVAGQSGGAVSTAALAGHPQTEGLIRRVILQSPPFGLDLPDPDAYLERTAAYLELAGAKDLAELRTLPWPELIGAGGGLFAQTMRWGYWPTPFLPVVDGVTLTGHPAEALLGGAAADIDVMIGWTREEANFGFALDEGYAAATREQVTDRIADTFGSEAAKGVYAAYERARPGSRPADVLMDLITDELFRVPALRLAEGRAESGSPVWAYQFDLPTPAYGGRLGAAHCLELPFVFDNFDRWSHAPFLAGLDPAVRDGLAYVMHRAWIAFVRTGDPNHPDLPQWRPYDTRTRTTMRFDSVVTALDDLAGASRLLHTPAPLI
- a CDS encoding phosphatase PAP2 family protein, whose protein sequence is MFASPSALPPPGPPRPAVPTRPPRHHLPAPPPRHALGLGVTLLLLALLAGLLLRLDPRPFFQGLDDRWAASVNDPAAAGAAGAEGLGVFSTVLDRLGGPLGMVLPLLLIGCLCVYGRWRSGLFVLAVTVVANLVVLLPLKQLADRPRPPHPWVLVNDGSYPSGQVFSAVTLVIAVAVVVFPPRARRWWWVLGASYVLAMMGNRTWLHAQWLSDTFAGVLVGVGTCLVLWRAFAPLLEVESERMASDSLWL